The following proteins are encoded in a genomic region of Ostrea edulis chromosome 7, xbOstEdul1.1, whole genome shotgun sequence:
- the LOC125657258 gene encoding interferon-induced protein 44-like isoform X1, with protein MDSMELLTARDRAQLSQWIGEACHFELQYKTSRDGCSASTFHQLCDGIGPTVTILYNTDNSVYGGFLLKDWKNSEGCIKDNHAFLFTLHFNGVSKPRKFSVTNANEAAYAHQRLGPAFGNVDMSLLNPYTKMKSRVKWAAHIEPDLLTFYDTVNVMVERGTKTQYFSLNGQAGFGGAYQKPNENMNFINNGHMSVFDLEVYTVKVTKLSTSSSPEQLSSKTWRESPLWNAQGYRTLKEFVSNYKPLEDMNSPEVNILLVGQIGAGKSSIFNTISSVFRGELTARACAGNSLHSLTTTLRKYRIRNPEKGGYLNFRLCDTPGLEEDMSIKHQDMVLLLDGFLSDQYKFNPIAHASQRDQGYNNTPTFKDKIHCVAFVIDGSSVDVLQGTIRQQLLQFRSLMVERGIPQIVYLTKLDKVCSLVDKDVRLVFHSDACRKALDTTADVIGIPRGHIFPVKNYEKETQLNTGVDILALTALRQTLLYADDFLEDQFEISCSL; from the exons ATGGACAG CATGGAACTGCTAACGGCAAGGGACAGGGCCCAGTTATCACAATGGATTGGTGAAGCCTGTCATTTCGAATTGCAGTACAAAACCAGTCGTGATGGATGTTCAGCATCGACATTTCACCAACTATGTGATGGCATAGGTCCAACAGTAACGATTCTATATAATACCGATAACAGTGTTTATGGAGGGTTCCTTTTGAAAGATTGGAAAAACTCCGAGGGCTGTATTAAAGATAATCATGCTTTCCTGTTTACATTGCATTTTAatggtgtttcaaaaccaaGGAAATTCTCGGTAACCAATGCAAACGAGGCAGCGTACGCACATCAAAGGCTTGGTCCAGCATTTGGAAATGTTGATATGTCATTATTGAATCCCTATACGAAAATGAAGAGTCGAGTAAAATGGGCAGCCCACATAGAACCTGATTTGTTGACTTTCTACGACACAGTGAATGTGATGGTGGAACGTGGtacaaaaacacaatatttcTCTCTGAATGGACAGGCAGGCTTTGGGGGTGCCTACCAAAaaccaaatgaaaatatgaattttataaataatGGCCATATGAGCGTATTTGATTTGGAAGTGTACACAGTCAAAg TAACAAAACTCTCCACGAGTTCGTCACCTGAACAACTGTCATCCAAGACTTGGAGAGAATCGCCGCTTTGGAATGCACAG GGTTATCGAACTTTAAAGGAGTTCGTATCGAATTACAAGCCACTGGAGGACATGAATTCACCAGAAGTAAATATTTTACTAGTAGGCCAAATAGGAGCAGGGAAATCTAGTATCTTCAACACAATTAGCTCAGTCTTTCGTGGTGAATTAACTGCACGCGCTTGTGCAGGAAATTCCTTACATAGCCTCACAACAACT CTACGTAAATACAGAATCCGAAATCCTGAGAAAGGCGGGTACTTAAACTTCCGGTTGTGTGACACTCCTGGGTTAGAGGAAGACATGTCTATTAAACATCAGGATATGGTGCTTCTCCTTGACGGGTTCTTGTCAGATCAGTACAAG TTTAATCCGATTGCACATGCGTCACAGCGGGATCAAGGATACAATAATACACCGACCTTCAAAGACAAGATTCATTGTGTGGCGTTCGTTATAGATGGGAGTTCTGTTGATGTTTTGCAAGGAACAATCCGTCAACAATTACTGCAATTTCGATCTTTAATGGTGGAAAGAG GGATACCACAGATTGTGTACCTGACGAAACTGGATAAAGTCTGTTCTCTTGTGGATAAAGATGTTCGACTGGTTTTTCATAGCGACGCCTGCAGAAAAGCTCTGGACACAACTGCTGACGTCATTGGTATTCCTCGGGGTCACATCTTTCCAgtgaaaaattatgaaaaggaGACTCAGTTGAATACAGGAGTGGATATTCTCGCTTTGACTGCTCTCAGGCAGACTCTCTTGTATGCAGACGATTTTCTGGAGGACCAGTTTGAAATCTCGTGTAGCCTTTGA
- the LOC125657258 gene encoding interferon-induced protein 44-like isoform X2 has protein sequence MELLTARDRAQLSQWIGEACHFELQYKTSRDGCSASTFHQLCDGIGPTVTILYNTDNSVYGGFLLKDWKNSEGCIKDNHAFLFTLHFNGVSKPRKFSVTNANEAAYAHQRLGPAFGNVDMSLLNPYTKMKSRVKWAAHIEPDLLTFYDTVNVMVERGTKTQYFSLNGQAGFGGAYQKPNENMNFINNGHMSVFDLEVYTVKVTKLSTSSSPEQLSSKTWRESPLWNAQGYRTLKEFVSNYKPLEDMNSPEVNILLVGQIGAGKSSIFNTISSVFRGELTARACAGNSLHSLTTTLRKYRIRNPEKGGYLNFRLCDTPGLEEDMSIKHQDMVLLLDGFLSDQYKFNPIAHASQRDQGYNNTPTFKDKIHCVAFVIDGSSVDVLQGTIRQQLLQFRSLMVERGIPQIVYLTKLDKVCSLVDKDVRLVFHSDACRKALDTTADVIGIPRGHIFPVKNYEKETQLNTGVDILALTALRQTLLYADDFLEDQFEISCSL, from the exons ATGGAACTGCTAACGGCAAGGGACAGGGCCCAGTTATCACAATGGATTGGTGAAGCCTGTCATTTCGAATTGCAGTACAAAACCAGTCGTGATGGATGTTCAGCATCGACATTTCACCAACTATGTGATGGCATAGGTCCAACAGTAACGATTCTATATAATACCGATAACAGTGTTTATGGAGGGTTCCTTTTGAAAGATTGGAAAAACTCCGAGGGCTGTATTAAAGATAATCATGCTTTCCTGTTTACATTGCATTTTAatggtgtttcaaaaccaaGGAAATTCTCGGTAACCAATGCAAACGAGGCAGCGTACGCACATCAAAGGCTTGGTCCAGCATTTGGAAATGTTGATATGTCATTATTGAATCCCTATACGAAAATGAAGAGTCGAGTAAAATGGGCAGCCCACATAGAACCTGATTTGTTGACTTTCTACGACACAGTGAATGTGATGGTGGAACGTGGtacaaaaacacaatatttcTCTCTGAATGGACAGGCAGGCTTTGGGGGTGCCTACCAAAaaccaaatgaaaatatgaattttataaataatGGCCATATGAGCGTATTTGATTTGGAAGTGTACACAGTCAAAg TAACAAAACTCTCCACGAGTTCGTCACCTGAACAACTGTCATCCAAGACTTGGAGAGAATCGCCGCTTTGGAATGCACAG GGTTATCGAACTTTAAAGGAGTTCGTATCGAATTACAAGCCACTGGAGGACATGAATTCACCAGAAGTAAATATTTTACTAGTAGGCCAAATAGGAGCAGGGAAATCTAGTATCTTCAACACAATTAGCTCAGTCTTTCGTGGTGAATTAACTGCACGCGCTTGTGCAGGAAATTCCTTACATAGCCTCACAACAACT CTACGTAAATACAGAATCCGAAATCCTGAGAAAGGCGGGTACTTAAACTTCCGGTTGTGTGACACTCCTGGGTTAGAGGAAGACATGTCTATTAAACATCAGGATATGGTGCTTCTCCTTGACGGGTTCTTGTCAGATCAGTACAAG TTTAATCCGATTGCACATGCGTCACAGCGGGATCAAGGATACAATAATACACCGACCTTCAAAGACAAGATTCATTGTGTGGCGTTCGTTATAGATGGGAGTTCTGTTGATGTTTTGCAAGGAACAATCCGTCAACAATTACTGCAATTTCGATCTTTAATGGTGGAAAGAG GGATACCACAGATTGTGTACCTGACGAAACTGGATAAAGTCTGTTCTCTTGTGGATAAAGATGTTCGACTGGTTTTTCATAGCGACGCCTGCAGAAAAGCTCTGGACACAACTGCTGACGTCATTGGTATTCCTCGGGGTCACATCTTTCCAgtgaaaaattatgaaaaggaGACTCAGTTGAATACAGGAGTGGATATTCTCGCTTTGACTGCTCTCAGGCAGACTCTCTTGTATGCAGACGATTTTCTGGAGGACCAGTTTGAAATCTCGTGTAGCCTTTGA
- the LOC125657260 gene encoding interferon-induced protein 44-like isoform X3 has product MPELLTQNYREQLATWIGKTCHFRLLYKISRDGCSAQTFHQKCDGQGPTVTVLYNTNNTIYGGYLSQSWNSNGGYINDPYACLFRLQYNGSSNPLKFQITKTANAGYGDSNNGPTFGGGHDLKTFTGTIIKSGNVFSLNGYVQNIGNSYNLNGQNANSVTNNNMKVTDLEVYLVQDGPGPRNLDKPWRDDSEWTSEKAQELKENLIDYKPVTEAKTTAANILLIGQIGAGKSSFFNSVNSIFRGKITSKACSGSFEHSVTTCYRQYTVKDFSSGKFLNFRLCDTRGFEEELALDAEEISFALDGHVPDRYQFNPMVPFTTDTPGFVRVPKLRDKIHCVAFVVDGSTVDVLSDKTRKQLKDLQIRMNHKSEDNEQ; this is encoded by the exons ATGCCTGAGCTTCTGACGCAAAATTACAGAGAACAGCTGGCAACATGGATCGGTAAGACATGTCACTTCCGGTTACTGTACAAGATCAGCAGAGACGGATGTTCTGCGCAGACGTTCCATCAGAAGTGTGACGGTCAGGGTCCCACAGTGACGGTGCTGTACAACACCAACAACACGATATACGGGGGGTACCTGTCACAGAGCTGGAACTCTAATGGCGGGTACATCAATGATCCATACGCATGTCTGTTCCGGCTGCAGTATAACGGATCGTCCAATCCACTGAAGTTCCAAATTACAAAGACTGCTAACGCTGGCTATGGAGATAGTAATAATGGTCCAACATTTGGTGGTGGACATGATCTGAAAACTTTTACTGGTACCATCATCAAGTCTGGGAATGTGTTTTCTCTGAAtggatatgtacaaaatatcGGAAACAGCTACAACCTGAATGGCCAAAACGCAAATTCCGTGACAAACAACAATATGAAGGTCACGGATTTAGAAGTTTATCTTGTTCAAG ATGGACCGGGACCAAGAAATTTAGATAAACCTTGGAGAGACGACTCTGAATGGACGTCTGAG AAGGCACAAGAACTAAAGGAGAATTTGATTGACTACAAACCAGTGACGGAAGCCAAAACAACAGCTGCGAACATtcttctgattggtcaaattggTGCTGGGAAATCCAGTTTCTTTAACTCTGTTAACTCTATTTTCCGTGGGAAAATCACCAGCAAGGCGTGTAGTGGAAGTTTTGAGCACAGTGTGACGACCTGT TACAGGCAGTATACGGTTAAGGACTTCTCTTCAGGAAAGTTCCTCAACTTCCGTTTGTGTGACACACGAGGATTTGAAGAGGAATTGGCTTTGGATGCAGAGGAAATTTCCTTTGCATTAGACGGTCATGTCCCAGATCGTTACCAG TTTAATCCCATGGTTCCCTTCACAACGGATACCCCTGGATTCGTGAGAGTCCCAAAGCTACGGGACAAAATTCACTGCGTAGCTTTTGTTGTAGATGGTAGCACTGTTGATGTCCTTTCTGACAAAACTCGCAAACAACTTAAGGATCTACAAATAAGAATGAACCACAAAA gtgaagataacgaacagtga
- the LOC125657260 gene encoding interferon-induced protein 44-like isoform X1, whose product MPELLTQNYREQLATWIGKTCHFRLLYKISRDGCSAQTFHQKCDGQGPTVTVLYNTNNTIYGGYLSQSWNSNGGYINDPYACLFRLQYNGSSNPLKFQITKTANAGYGDSNNGPTFGGGHDLKTFTGTIIKSGNVFSLNGYVQNIGNSYNLNGQNANSVTNNNMKVTDLEVYLVQDGPGPRNLDKPWRDDSEWTSEKAQELKENLIDYKPVTEAKTTAANILLIGQIGAGKSSFFNSVNSIFRGKITSKACSGSFEHSVTTCYRQYTVKDFSSGKFLNFRLCDTRGFEEELALDAEEISFALDGHVPDRYQFNPMVPFTTDTPGFVRVPKLRDKIHCVAFVVDGSTVDVLSDKTRKQLKDLQIRMNHKKTWTNTGPSTHQRWDQLPRRNVPQVVLLTKLDKICPEVEEDVTNTFSSSSISHAVEKVAEMMGLPRAHVLPVKNYESERKLKNGVDILLMEALQRCLDFADDFIDEQLDSLALEEKTIKDRD is encoded by the exons ATGCCTGAGCTTCTGACGCAAAATTACAGAGAACAGCTGGCAACATGGATCGGTAAGACATGTCACTTCCGGTTACTGTACAAGATCAGCAGAGACGGATGTTCTGCGCAGACGTTCCATCAGAAGTGTGACGGTCAGGGTCCCACAGTGACGGTGCTGTACAACACCAACAACACGATATACGGGGGGTACCTGTCACAGAGCTGGAACTCTAATGGCGGGTACATCAATGATCCATACGCATGTCTGTTCCGGCTGCAGTATAACGGATCGTCCAATCCACTGAAGTTCCAAATTACAAAGACTGCTAACGCTGGCTATGGAGATAGTAATAATGGTCCAACATTTGGTGGTGGACATGATCTGAAAACTTTTACTGGTACCATCATCAAGTCTGGGAATGTGTTTTCTCTGAAtggatatgtacaaaatatcGGAAACAGCTACAACCTGAATGGCCAAAACGCAAATTCCGTGACAAACAACAATATGAAGGTCACGGATTTAGAAGTTTATCTTGTTCAAG ATGGACCGGGACCAAGAAATTTAGATAAACCTTGGAGAGACGACTCTGAATGGACGTCTGAG AAGGCACAAGAACTAAAGGAGAATTTGATTGACTACAAACCAGTGACGGAAGCCAAAACAACAGCTGCGAACATtcttctgattggtcaaattggTGCTGGGAAATCCAGTTTCTTTAACTCTGTTAACTCTATTTTCCGTGGGAAAATCACCAGCAAGGCGTGTAGTGGAAGTTTTGAGCACAGTGTGACGACCTGT TACAGGCAGTATACGGTTAAGGACTTCTCTTCAGGAAAGTTCCTCAACTTCCGTTTGTGTGACACACGAGGATTTGAAGAGGAATTGGCTTTGGATGCAGAGGAAATTTCCTTTGCATTAGACGGTCATGTCCCAGATCGTTACCAG TTTAATCCCATGGTTCCCTTCACAACGGATACCCCTGGATTCGTGAGAGTCCCAAAGCTACGGGACAAAATTCACTGCGTAGCTTTTGTTGTAGATGGTAGCACTGTTGATGTCCTTTCTGACAAAACTCGCAAACAACTTAAGGATCTACAAATAAGAATGAACCACAAAA aaacttggacaaacacgggcccctcaacacaccagaggtgggatcagctgcctaggagga ATGTACCCCAAGTTGTCTTATTAACGAAGCTGGACAAAATATGTCCGGAAGTGGAGGAAGATGTTACAAACACTTTCAGCAGCTCCAGTATCTCCCATGCCGTTGAAAAGGTAGCAGAAATGATGGGTCTTCCACGTGCACATGTACTCCCCGTGAAAAACTACGAGAGCGAGAGAAAACTGAAAAATGGGGTCGATATCCTGTTAATGGAGGCTCTACAACGATGTTTAGATTTCGCTGATGATTTCATAGATGAACAACTTGACAGTTTGGCGTTGGAAGAAAAGACAATAAAAGACAGGGATTGA
- the LOC125657260 gene encoding interferon-induced protein 44-like isoform X2 yields MPELLTQNYREQLATWIGKTCHFRLLYKISRDGCSAQTFHQKCDGQGPTVTVLYNTNNTIYGGYLSQSWNSNGGYINDPYACLFRLQYNGSSNPLKFQITKTANAGYGDSNNGPTFGGGHDLKTFTGTIIKSGNVFSLNGYVQNIGNSYNLNGQNANSVTNNNMKVTDLEVYLVQDGPGPRNLDKPWRDDSEWTSEKAQELKENLIDYKPVTEAKTTAANILLIGQIGAGKSSFFNSVNSIFRGKITSKACSGSFEHSVTTCYRQYTVKDFSSGKFLNFRLCDTRGFEEELALDAEEISFALDGHVPDRYQFNPMVPFTTDTPGFVRVPKLRDKIHCVAFVVDGSTVDVLSDKTRKQLKDLQIRMNHKNVPQVVLLTKLDKICPEVEEDVTNTFSSSSISHAVEKVAEMMGLPRAHVLPVKNYESERKLKNGVDILLMEALQRCLDFADDFIDEQLDSLALEEKTIKDRD; encoded by the exons ATGCCTGAGCTTCTGACGCAAAATTACAGAGAACAGCTGGCAACATGGATCGGTAAGACATGTCACTTCCGGTTACTGTACAAGATCAGCAGAGACGGATGTTCTGCGCAGACGTTCCATCAGAAGTGTGACGGTCAGGGTCCCACAGTGACGGTGCTGTACAACACCAACAACACGATATACGGGGGGTACCTGTCACAGAGCTGGAACTCTAATGGCGGGTACATCAATGATCCATACGCATGTCTGTTCCGGCTGCAGTATAACGGATCGTCCAATCCACTGAAGTTCCAAATTACAAAGACTGCTAACGCTGGCTATGGAGATAGTAATAATGGTCCAACATTTGGTGGTGGACATGATCTGAAAACTTTTACTGGTACCATCATCAAGTCTGGGAATGTGTTTTCTCTGAAtggatatgtacaaaatatcGGAAACAGCTACAACCTGAATGGCCAAAACGCAAATTCCGTGACAAACAACAATATGAAGGTCACGGATTTAGAAGTTTATCTTGTTCAAG ATGGACCGGGACCAAGAAATTTAGATAAACCTTGGAGAGACGACTCTGAATGGACGTCTGAG AAGGCACAAGAACTAAAGGAGAATTTGATTGACTACAAACCAGTGACGGAAGCCAAAACAACAGCTGCGAACATtcttctgattggtcaaattggTGCTGGGAAATCCAGTTTCTTTAACTCTGTTAACTCTATTTTCCGTGGGAAAATCACCAGCAAGGCGTGTAGTGGAAGTTTTGAGCACAGTGTGACGACCTGT TACAGGCAGTATACGGTTAAGGACTTCTCTTCAGGAAAGTTCCTCAACTTCCGTTTGTGTGACACACGAGGATTTGAAGAGGAATTGGCTTTGGATGCAGAGGAAATTTCCTTTGCATTAGACGGTCATGTCCCAGATCGTTACCAG TTTAATCCCATGGTTCCCTTCACAACGGATACCCCTGGATTCGTGAGAGTCCCAAAGCTACGGGACAAAATTCACTGCGTAGCTTTTGTTGTAGATGGTAGCACTGTTGATGTCCTTTCTGACAAAACTCGCAAACAACTTAAGGATCTACAAATAAGAATGAACCACAAAA ATGTACCCCAAGTTGTCTTATTAACGAAGCTGGACAAAATATGTCCGGAAGTGGAGGAAGATGTTACAAACACTTTCAGCAGCTCCAGTATCTCCCATGCCGTTGAAAAGGTAGCAGAAATGATGGGTCTTCCACGTGCACATGTACTCCCCGTGAAAAACTACGAGAGCGAGAGAAAACTGAAAAATGGGGTCGATATCCTGTTAATGGAGGCTCTACAACGATGTTTAGATTTCGCTGATGATTTCATAGATGAACAACTTGACAGTTTGGCGTTGGAAGAAAAGACAATAAAAGACAGGGATTGA